The Gloeocapsa sp. DLM2.Bin57 genome has a segment encoding these proteins:
- a CDS encoding DUF3148 domain-containing protein: MSTEFKIGDRVRIVSLPPYFKTAEPMPMLRPPSVVALGEEGIISDRRPGDYWCVKFAQGAFLVESKYLELLQKSPHTMEGGEGD; encoded by the coding sequence ATGTCAACAGAATTTAAAATTGGCGATCGCGTGAGGATTGTTAGCTTACCTCCTTATTTTAAAACAGCAGAGCCCATGCCGATGTTGCGTCCTCCCTCAGTAGTTGCGCTAGGAGAAGAAGGAATAATCAGCGATCGGCGTCCTGGTGATTACTGGTGCGTCAAATTTGCTCAGGGAGCTTTTTTAGTAGAGAGTAAATATTTAGAGTTACTCCAAAAGTCCCCCCACACTATGGAAGGTGGGGAGGGAGATTAA
- a CDS encoding DUF2382 domain-containing protein, translated as MGVFADFLTLYLGKEEVERGRMRIYTVVTEREVQEDVKLRDETLKVSRRPVNRSVSVNPDLFKQKSFEMVEIDEIAKVRKSARVVEEVSLGKEVVEKIETIKETLRRQDVEIEEVKTSRTFDEYDADFRTFYTTNLSNSGVTYEELQPAYNYGYKLATTEPFRSSPWSAVEADAKAIWEDKNPGTWEQNQTVIKYAWEKVRSAR; from the coding sequence TTGGGAGTTTTTGCTGATTTTTTGACTTTATACTTAGGGAAAGAAGAAGTAGAGCGCGGTCGTATGCGTATTTACACTGTTGTTACCGAGCGTGAGGTACAAGAAGATGTTAAATTACGTGATGAAACCTTAAAAGTTAGCCGTCGCCCTGTTAATCGTAGCGTTAGCGTCAATCCTGACTTATTTAAGCAAAAATCCTTTGAGATGGTTGAGATTGACGAAATTGCTAAAGTCAGAAAAAGCGCTAGAGTGGTAGAAGAAGTTTCTCTCGGTAAAGAAGTTGTTGAGAAAATCGAAACCATCAAAGAAACCCTACGTCGTCAAGATGTAGAAATCGAAGAAGTTAAAACATCACGTACCTTTGATGAATATGATGCTGATTTTCGTACCTTCTACACCACCAATTTATCTAACAGTGGCGTCACCTACGAAGAGTTACAACCTGCTTATAACTATGGCTATAAACTAGCTACTACTGAACCCTTCCGCAGTAGTCCTTGGTCTGCAGTAGAAGCTGATGCTAAAGCTATTTGGGAAGACAAAAACCCAGGTACTTGGGAACAAAATCAAACCGTAATTAAATACGCTTGGGAAAAAGTACGTAGCGCACGTTAA
- a CDS encoding DUF2382 domain-containing protein → MEGVTVIRDDQKTGTVVAQDERGYCVIEFEDNSRIVITPELLIPQEDGRYFVNITGAEELILPVIEEQIIIEKERIPRGIVRVNKRVETREKEIDATTTHEEVIVERVPINKLVENASPKVRKERGVLIIPVVEEVAVIEKRLLLVEEVHISKQRTQKTQPHSVMLQREVIEVERTEADGTELSDHNREFEDI, encoded by the coding sequence ATGGAAGGAGTTACCGTTATTCGTGATGACCAAAAAACAGGTACAGTAGTAGCTCAAGATGAAAGAGGTTACTGTGTGATTGAGTTTGAAGATAACTCTCGCATAGTTATTACACCTGAGTTACTCATTCCTCAAGAAGATGGTCGTTATTTTGTTAACATTACAGGTGCAGAAGAACTGATTTTACCAGTAATAGAAGAACAAATTATTATTGAAAAAGAAAGAATCCCTAGGGGAATAGTCCGAGTCAATAAACGAGTAGAAACCAGGGAGAAAGAGATAGACGCTACCACAACCCACGAAGAGGTAATCGTAGAACGTGTTCCCATTAACAAACTCGTTGAGAATGCTTCTCCAAAAGTTCGTAAAGAAAGGGGAGTTTTAATCATTCCCGTGGTAGAAGAAGTCGCTGTAATTGAAAAACGGCTACTTTTAGTGGAAGAAGTGCATATATCCAAACAACGTACCCAAAAAACCCAACCACACAGCGTTATGTTACAACGCGAGGTTATCGAAGTTGAACGAACAGAAGCTGACGGAACAGAACTATCAGATCATAATCGCGAATTTGAGGATATTTAA
- a CDS encoding ATP-binding protein, producing the protein MKIISLQLTNFRQFYGKTPLIYFSAGERNSTVIHGNNGAGKTTLLNAFTWVLYEKFTPAFASPQLLINKRAIAEKDFNTSVECSVTLEFEHDAKIYRLQRKCYAYQNDTNFIKYSKSQPHLTIAGDDGRWYLPPESPDDVIEGILPSSLHHYFFFDGEYIDHISRSDKKTTLAEDTKELIGIKVVERAIEHVKKAKKTFQDELKQIGDIQVKKILQQQHNLEHHREQILAKITQIKQDLVTHEQTKQQLNQELLKINGAVEMQKRKIELENQEKRLRSELQQIKQQIKNLLSNQGFTVFLEEIFTKFQGIVNELREKGELPSGIKKDFVEQLLNRQCCICGQQLIPGSEAYQTVETWTNQAGIAQVEETIIRLETQVNNTQKITPDFWLKIDNAKQKINQLREELAQKENQLDNIKETLRTYPEHDIKNLQIELDQLELLLKELTIELGANQQQLTTIESQITDLERQINKHQVKEEKQNLAKRRIQATEEIITRLNQVKELLEKEFRLALETKIQEIFSTISFTPYIPRINENYELNLIENTTKVAIPVAASTGENQILSLSFIGGIIDRVREWSQHNKLMGPDSSTFPMVMDSPFGSLDEIYRRQVAKSLPKLANQLVMMVTKTQWRIEVEQEIQPHLGKQYVLVYYSPKSDCQEDSIIINNRTYPLVQRSPNDFEYTEIIAVE; encoded by the coding sequence GTGAAGATTATTTCTCTACAATTAACTAATTTTCGCCAATTTTACGGTAAAACACCCCTAATTTATTTTAGCGCAGGAGAGCGTAACAGTACAGTCATTCATGGCAATAATGGTGCGGGTAAAACAACTCTTCTGAATGCTTTTACTTGGGTATTGTATGAAAAATTTACCCCAGCTTTTGCTTCCCCACAATTATTGATTAATAAAAGAGCGATCGCCGAAAAAGACTTTAATACTTCCGTAGAATGTTCCGTTACCCTCGAATTTGAACACGACGCTAAAATCTATCGTTTACAACGTAAGTGTTATGCTTATCAAAATGATACTAATTTTATTAAATATAGTAAAAGTCAACCTCACTTAACTATAGCTGGAGACGATGGTCGTTGGTATCTTCCTCCTGAATCTCCTGATGATGTCATTGAGGGAATTTTACCTTCTAGTTTACATCATTATTTCTTTTTTGATGGTGAATATATCGACCATATCTCTCGTAGCGATAAAAAAACAACCTTAGCTGAAGATACTAAAGAATTAATTGGTATAAAAGTTGTGGAACGAGCTATTGAACACGTTAAAAAAGCTAAAAAAACTTTTCAAGATGAATTAAAACAAATTGGGGATATTCAAGTTAAAAAGATTCTCCAGCAACAACATAATCTCGAACACCATAGAGAACAAATATTAGCTAAAATAACTCAAATCAAACAAGATTTGGTCACTCATGAACAAACTAAACAGCAGCTTAATCAAGAATTACTTAAAATTAATGGTGCTGTAGAAATGCAAAAAAGAAAAATTGAGTTAGAGAATCAAGAAAAACGCTTAAGATCCGAATTACAACAAATTAAACAACAAATTAAAAATTTATTATCTAACCAAGGATTTACTGTTTTTCTGGAAGAGATATTTACTAAATTTCAAGGAATTGTCAACGAATTAAGAGAAAAAGGTGAATTACCCAGCGGTATAAAAAAAGACTTTGTAGAACAATTGTTAAACCGTCAATGCTGTATTTGTGGTCAACAACTAATACCAGGAAGTGAAGCTTATCAAACTGTAGAAACTTGGACTAATCAAGCGGGAATTGCTCAAGTAGAAGAAACAATTATTAGATTAGAAACTCAAGTCAATAACACTCAGAAAATTACCCCTGATTTTTGGCTAAAAATAGATAATGCTAAACAAAAAATTAATCAATTAAGAGAAGAATTAGCTCAAAAAGAGAATCAACTAGATAATATCAAAGAAACCCTGAGAACTTATCCTGAACATGATATAAAAAATCTACAAATTGAGTTAGATCAACTAGAATTATTGCTGAAAGAATTAACTATAGAATTAGGAGCAAATCAACAACAGTTAACAACTATAGAATCACAAATAACTGACCTAGAACGACAAATTAATAAACACCAAGTCAAAGAAGAAAAACAAAATTTAGCTAAACGGAGAATTCAAGCAACAGAAGAAATAATTACTCGTTTAAATCAAGTTAAAGAACTCCTCGAAAAAGAATTTCGTTTAGCTTTAGAAACTAAAATACAAGAAATTTTTAGCACTATTTCCTTTACTCCCTATATACCTAGAATCAATGAAAATTACGAACTTAATCTCATTGAAAACACTACAAAAGTAGCTATACCTGTGGCAGCATCTACAGGAGAAAATCAAATTCTGAGTCTTTCTTTCATTGGGGGAATTATCGATCGCGTTAGAGAATGGAGTCAGCATAATAAATTAATGGGACCTGATAGTAGTACTTTTCCTATGGTGATGGATTCTCCCTTTGGAAGTTTAGATGAAATTTATCGCCGACAAGTAGCTAAATCCCTTCCGAAATTAGCTAATCAATTAGTGATGATGGTAACCAAAACCCAATGGAGAATCGAAGTAGAACAAGAAATACAACCCCATCTAGGAAAACAGTATGTGTTGGTTTATTATTCTCCTAAGTCTGATTGTCAAGAAGATAGTATCATAATTAATAATCGGACTTATCCTCTAGTACAAAGAAGTCCTAACGATTTTGAATATACCGAAATTATCGCAGTAGAATAA